The genomic stretch ACTTAATGTTTATAATCAACCCAAAAATTAGCGGAAAAAAAAAAAGCAGAAGTGAAAAATGCACATATAGATATGTATACAAGGGTTATATCTATATCTAGCTAGAGAATGGAAGATCATAATCTTGATCGTTTCTGTAAGTCGTATGGTTAATATCGTGTTCTGACCTGATACTCTTTCTATAAATGTGTGTATCCGGGGAGAATGCGAGAGACACTAGTCTTGATTAATGCTTATATAACTGTATGTAGATGATGAAGATCGTTTTACTTAAACTCTATTCCTAATTTGACATAAAAAATTGGTTCCTAACACTAACACGCCTTTGCCTTTTTTCAGAAGTGACGGTGCTGCTGAGGTTAAATGTAGCCAATGAAACCACAATTGCAGCTGCGGTTTCAGCAACAACAAAAAGCACTATATAGCAGCCTAGATCACGGTTGCGGACGACCCGACAAAAAAATCATTGACCTTAATTGACTGACTAATCTTAATTAGAGCTCAGTAAATCAAATTAGCCTTCTCTAAACTGTTATTCACTTCTTTACTTCAATCACCAAAACATACAAGAATCCACAAAACCAAACAAAACCCACCACTAACATCAACTCAAAATCCAAACAAAACCCAAAAGATCAAAACTTTACACACACCAAATTGGATCCACCACCTAAAAACATGCAATTCAGATTCAATTCCAATTTCAGCTCAAACAACAAAACAAATCATTCAAACCACCCAATGCACACAACTACACAAAGCAAATAGCAACAAACAACAGATCAAACTTACCATAACCATCTTCAACCAGAAAATTGAAAGTGTGGTGGTCACAGTTATATGTAAACTTGTTGTTTGAAGAAGGTAGCTTCTGAAGACACTGAGCTGCAATGGCGGGGAAGTTCCCGGTGAACTCGGTGTACTCACCTAACACCATGGTTCCACGAGCCACGAAACTGTATATGAACGATTCCTGACTCATTTTGGTCTGTAACTGAGTTAACTCGGAACTCAGACAGAAAGAGAAAGCTTCGGCTTTTTGTTTTGCATCTATCTACCGCCTTAGTTATTATTACCAATTTCTAGACCTTTTTTTAGCCGTTTTTTaacgaaataaaaatatttaaaaaatataaaagttatttttgaaaaatattttcttaaataaagTATTTATAATTTTCACacataaataattttcaaaataactttttattttaagcatttttaaaatttcaacaAATATGTTACAAAATTGTAAgaaagtatttttaaaaataaaaattgtcacAAAATGGCCTTTggtttattctatttattttttatttttagcctTGTTATGAGGAAAGCATTTTCTTTTTTTAGTAGTAAATTAAGGAATCAGAGGCTTACCAAGCTTTTTGAAAaggaataatatttattttttccatttatttaaataattgtagACATAacaagattttatttttatttgatcatcATTTAATTCTAAAAGttatccttttttctaaaaaaagttTATCCTATAAAATATAAAtcagtataaaattatttaatattgttaATTAATAATCATAGTATATTACACTAAATTACActgatatttttaaataataataatatagttgagtaataaatttttattaaaaaatggtgtAAACCTATTTTACAATATAAAATATGAGAAACTAATATTACAAATTGTGTTTTGTCTTTTTTTGAGCTGTCAAGATCTCGTATGGCTGACTATGTTTGACGAAGTATGAAACAATTTTTATTaatgatattttaaatttaattattatatcaaaTTAACGAAATTGATCGGAGTAAGAGTAAGTACTAGTAGATGATTATTAAAATGACATAATTACATTATTAAAGTGAAAGTAAGCCGGAATTATGGTTGGAGGGTCTGCTTTATCTTTGCTTGTTTCCATTGTTTTGTTTGGTTCCTttataaaagaacaaaattatataattattgctTGTATGCATGCTTCAAGGGACATATCTCATTTATATTACTTTAGTATTATTCGTCCTAAGTTTGTTCTTTATAGTATTGAAAAGTAAAAGTTGGTTTCATATTGAATTTTAACACACCTTATTACCTTATCATGAATTTATTTCTTTGTTGGTAGGTGAAAGGAGTGTATGTATATGAGAAGgtgaaagttatatatatatgaaaaagaaGTACAAACACTACTATGAAAATACCTTTCGTAACTTAGATTGCAAAGCTGACACTGAGAATCATTACATCAAATGTGACATATGTAGTTGAAAAATATTGCAaaaatttatatgaatttttctatTTATCATTTTTATACTATCTTCTTAAGAATGTGTAACCAAAGTTCAAGGTTCTTAGCTGTATCAATGCTTACTATGTGCTATTTTTGGATAATGTGAAGTTACATAAACaagtaacatttttttaatatgatgAAGTAAGGTTTTATGTTCATATAAATTTCTtgttttgtgtgttatatttttaATCATAGGTTTGAACATCTTGGAGTTAAATACAAGCTTATTAAGTTGTGATACTGCTTAATAAATAGATATAAAAAACTAATACAATTAAATAGCAAGTAGACATATAATCTTACTAAATAACTTTAAATATAAAGGATTACATTCATAGTGACAAACATTGTTGAACCTAGTTTTTCAGATTATTAATTAAGAAAGTTTCATTGACGAACATGTTTTTAATGATAACAACTAATCCTTGATGAACTAAAGTCAAGTGTAAAGTGTAAAGCGGTTAAAAATGCAATCAAATATAATAGAGCTTCATAAGTTCGATTCTCTAATGATGGTGCATAAATGGAATATAACTCAAAGCTCCATCTTAAAGTAAAGGTCAAGCAAGTGTCTACAAAATAAAAGTATCTGACAAGATTTGAACTATGTGAAAGTCTTCACAAGTGCATCTGAGTGAATATACATTGTAAAAGTATTAGGGCTTTCTCGTAGAGTGTACGACTAACCACACACACACTAAAACATTTTTGAAACTTATTATtctcaagaaaatattttcaaaactaccATGAAGTCGTGCCAAATGAGTTGGGAGTTACCAGAAAGCTATGGGCAAATTTATGTTTTTGCTAATGGAATGACACCTTAAACCAATCGATTGGGTTAGTTCAAAAATGCACCCTAAGCGATAAGGACATCACTTAATGATAGACAACGACTATATATCCTTTCTTGCCTTTTTTAACTCGCTAATTGATTAATTTTAGGCTTACTAGTCGATTGGTgcatgatgatgattgattgactTATCATATATGACTTCAAATCTTTTCTCATTTGTGCCAAAATCTAGCCTATAAATAGGGGTGTCTTCCCACATATTTTCTCATCCAGAAACATGAGTTTTCATTCCTCACTCCTCACTCTctttcaaaaatatttcttttttactttcttCATTAAAAGCTTATTCATAACGCTTTCGAGCAAGTCGTTTTGCAAGTGAGGCAGTTGTAACTTTAGAAGGGTAAATTTGTTAATTCACCAATGGAGTTTGTTTTTACCGTGGTTGAATAATTTATCCATTTAGAGATTTTTTGTTTGAGTTCTAAGCTAAACACGTTAAAAGCTTGGTTTTGGGGATTTAGTTATTAAGTCCTCGGTTCGGTTCGAAGGCTTAGCCCGTGTAAAAGTCTTCATACGATTCAAGCCCGACCTCGTGTTAAAAAGCTTATTAAGGTTGGAGATCAGCCTGTTGTTATAATCTCCTAGATTCTTGTTTATCCGATATAAAACCGCAGTTCGGTTCGTGAGCTCAACCCGATGTTAAAAGCTCTCTCAAGTTCAAGATTAGCCCGTGTAAAATCTTGATGTGAAGTTTAAGGACTAACCTCTCCAACTTTCTTGCGGAAATAATACTAACCGCTTTGGCACATCATTTGGAAAGAAGAATCACCTTTTCTTTCCTTGTTTGTTATTTGATTGGAAGTTATCCATAAACTTTATTTTCCTTATATAAGGGGTTTTGATAGTTCAACCTACTAAAAGTTCTTAAGTTTATTGGATACTCTTAAGATCAAATCTTAAGGAGAGgactaatttattttttactaaACTAGAATAATTCATGGTGTCTTCTCATTCCCTTAACTTTTAATTTTTGCGTTTTATTTTCTGCTGctcattttcaaaacttttctaaaaatattttaaactgaaattaatccaaaaaaaaaattccaaactCAAAATTTTCTAAAACGCACAATTCACCTCCCTGTTGTGTGTGAAGACACATATAAGATAATTTTAGTGAACTGTTGCATATTCTcacttttttacaaacatcactaAGTTTAGCCCAAGTCTTAGATGACGTGACACCTCACGACATCACACACATTAGAAGAAATCATAGAGTTGATCATTGTTcatcaatctttcaaaatcagaTTCAATCTCATTTCTTATTGCAATAACTTCAATGTATTCAAACTTGAGACATATTATTCAATTGTATTTTTTTCTCATGAATTTCCTTACTGTTTTGAATAATTTATGACATGTTTACAAACAACCCTTTTGGGATCAATATCTTTATCGCCACTTTCTATAAAGTTgactatgtatacttgcatatgTTTTACCCAACAATAGTTTGAAGGTTCATGTATGAATTTAGTGTGCATGATCTCCTTTAACAACTGACTCATTCATATATTATGTTTTGTGATTAGGAAGTCGCATGGCCTCATATCATCAGGAAGGTAGTTAGGTTTATCCTTTTGCCGGTTTTTCATCATTATAGTGTGTTGTTTTTATCCAAAGCTCTCTCCTTGGCATCCTTATTTCTCTTTCTAGCATTGCTTTCTTCGCCATTTATGTAATATTTTGCTCGctaatttttcttttcaaaattgctttcttcattttttatgtAATACTTTGCTCGCTTCATAATCTCTTGTTTGCTGATGACTGAATTTTGTGTAGGGACTCGTTGAAGCGTATGGCCTTTAGTCCATATACAAATCTCATACAAACAACTTTTGTTAGGATTGGACAACCATATTATTGTTTCATTAAATCAGACAAGGTAATCCTTCGGGATCCAAGAGTTTCTCTGAAGAATGCTGAATATGCTTTTTGTTGTTGCCTTCTGATGTTTAATCCCTAAAAATGGATGTACCAATTTTTGGAAGAAATTggaagaattgattatggagtGTCAGGGAAAGTTCATGTATTAGTTTAGTACAACTTCTTTAAGGTTCTTGAAAGTAGTTTGCACTTGAGCAACTATGTGGTTTCCACATGCGTTTCAATTGACAACAAGTTTTCTTGGAGATCACTATTTTATATTGAATGTTGGCAGATAAGGAGTTTTGAAGTTCTTAGGGACAAGAGCGACCCACATCTCTTTTGCTAAAGGCAGACGACCCCCCAATTCGTCATGATGGTCATCTTTAAAGACTTGTTCTTGCTTATTTTTTCCATTTGTGTTTGCAGCGCTTCATTTTAGCATTGTAATTCAACAATATCGGTCTAGATTGGGACCAAGGCCTCACTTTCTTCACGTAGGGTGTTAATCATGCCATTTGGTGTAACTATTTTTACCTGGTCCCACAGTCAGCACCAAATATTCTTGTTGAGCTCAGGGAGTTGAAACTTGTTAGTTAGGTTCTTGAAAAGGGCTTATGTTATATGACTATGGGGGTAATTATGTTGTCCTTGAGTTGTCACCAAAAGTCTTAATTTATATGGTAAAAATGAGAAGATCTTAGAGTTATGATGAACCTTCTATATAGCATCCGTTGAAAGATTTATTTCTACTAGGTTAGAGTCAATATTGCGGCCTATAATTGCATACGTCTATTAGTGAAACCTCATTTATGATAAGCGAGGGCATGGAAACATCCATCATTCCTTCAgttttttaatcaaatctaaACAATGAAATATAAGCTTGTTTCATCTCATTCCATCTTATTCAACCAATTCAAACATAGCCTTATAGTCAATGATGTATTGCATGCTAGGTTGATAGTTATGGTGTGATTGTTTTGGATAACTTTGATGGAAACATTATTTAACTTAGGgatattatcatattttttaaaacaaattaaatttttcttttctctatttctatcttctttctctttttctaatCATTATTTTAAATCTATTCTATTTTCTTATCTATTTCTCCTATAAAATCTCTTATGTGTTTTTCTCTTCACATAGTTTCTTATCTATTTTTTCCttcttaatttttaaaactaaacACTCTCTTATTTTTTTATGGGAATAAACTTCATTCAAAAGAACACTTAGAATTGATGATGATGTCGATATTTATTTGAGACCAAGACCAAACTTAGTCTTTTTGTATCATAAAGGTTTTCCTTTTTTGTCTTTTATTAGTACACAACTCTAAACATAGAATCCagggtggcaaaacggaccgCGGGAAAAGTCTATtatgttttcatttttttagGGTGAGACAAGATTTTAGGTCCACTCTCTTTAATGTGTGTACCCCGTCTCGTTCCGTTTTTTTGTGAGTATGAActtttttatacaattttattatttttagatcCACATTCTTAAATATGTCTGTTCCACTCCATTTTTTTGGACTTTTGCGAGATAGACTTAAATGGAGCGAGTATGCCTGGCTTGTTTGTCACCCCTAATAAAATCGGTAAAAAGTGAAATGCTCAACAGAAAAGCTCAATTTTCAATTTGACATTGAAaaacattgataataaaactttgggtcttgctaaccagtgcccttagggcaatggttaagcattccaaaaaaaaaaaatattttataaaaaatataatattttaattatcaagGCATTAAATACACAAATTATcgatataaatttattatttttaaagtctTAACTGATGACACGGTtacaatttttctaaaacttttcattaaaaaataaataaaaacggtACAATTGAAAAttggaaataaaaaaaatgtaaacaaaataagaaaaatggTTACTGGATAAACAGAAGACTGAGTGTGATATCCCGCCTACTCCTAAAAATCTGGTTCGTTATCACGAGTTTTCAAATTTGAGTCTGCTGCTCACTCACTCTCACTCGTTTATTATAACGTTGCTGTTTTCTTCTTCCACCGACCAACCGCCATTACCTATCATATACTCTTCTTATCACGCTCCGATTTCAAATCCATCTCCACCAAACCCTAAACCTAAAACCCCAAATTCCCAATGTCTTCACCAGATTCCACCGCTCCTCTCTCTACTGTTCgtcttcttcatctttttttttctttctgattTCACTCTATTTTCTTCTTCCTATTCTATATTAAccctccttttttttcttttcttttttcagaaAGAGAACAACACTCCCATTTCCTCAAAAATCGCGGTAAAGTATTATGGAACTTTTAACACCGTGCTTATTGTTATactctatttatttatatttaattatttaattattgtttctcAGGAACTTAACGAATCTAGATCGGAGCTTCTAGGTAGAATTCAGAGTTTAAAACAGGTGACTTTATTTtagtattgatttgattgattcttTATGGGTGTGGTTCTGTTATTTAACTATGTTTGATTTTGAATCTTTTACTAGGATTTGCATGGTTGGAGATCTAAGTTAGACACACAAGTGAAGGTTTATCGCGATGTAAGTCGTGGTTGTTACTCTCAATCAGCTAAAATCCGcattttgtttttgagttttatgTGAAATTGTTTTCGTATAAactataagttgttttcataaactATGTtgaagaacttatgaaaataagctgaaaAGAAGCTATGAACAATGTCGTATACTGTTTTGCAAGGTCTTACAAAAAccaaaaaatttcacaaaattatgtCTGTAAGTAAGCTCAAATATCCCAACACTTTTGATTTAGGAGTTGGCATCTCAAGCTGAAGTATTATTTTGTTCATTTACTTAACCATGACTTCACATCTTCTATGCCTCTTTGCCTGGAGAATTAACTCCGAAGGAATTTCTTCTATGCTTCTTTTAATGTTGAACTGTTCCGatatattgcaaaaaaaaaaaacaaagagcgGCAACGCGCAACCCCTGTTTGACCGTACAAGTGTCctacttgttttattaaaaaaggAAGTTGCTAGGCTGTTGTTTGAAAGCCTTCTCTGTCGTTGACGTGTTCATAATTAGTAAGACTTCATTTGACTAGAACTGGAGAGATCTCTTGGGTATGCCAGTATTTTCAAACAGGAAATATTAAATCAAGTGTGTTTTGTATTAAATCAATGCTTTAAAAAACTGGTAACAACTCCTACTGACACATGGGTGCTTAGTCAAAACCGGTAGCAGAAATCATTTTGACATGGTCAACAGCTGCTATGTAGTACTGGTTGGATGAGATTAACAAAGTGAGAATGGTGTTTAGCTTGTCATGTTCAGCCTTAACTCGCATCTATAAGTTGGATAGCAACACACTAGATATAGGTGACAAATACACTTAAAATGTTCGCAGCCGAAATTTAGTGGCAAGATAGAGTAGTTTACCCTATCCAATTCAATTTTATACAACTTAAGATACGGACTTGGGATATATTCATACAAGGAGTGATTCTTTGCTAGTCTTCTGGAAATCTCTTTTTCGGTTGTCTATAATCTAGATTCCTGAATCAAGGAAAGTTAACAGTGTTATACTTATATTGATTATATTGTTCTTTTCTAATTTGTTGTTGCCCATGTTTGCTAAATAGCTTTGGCAAGGGTTGAGTTATATTTTTAGTCGCTATGCATACATTTGCTATTTTGTCACTATACAAAAACATTTTCCTTTTAGGGACTTAGGGTTAAATAGTTTAGTTAAACACTTGTATTCATCAAACACTTGTGTACAAACTTGTTTTTACAATCAAAGAGAGAATGTGGGTAAACATTGCATAAACTTTGAATATATTGTCTATAACGTATACTGAGGAGCTTATAAAAATAAGCCGAGAACAATATGGACATTACATAGTTATTTTATGATTTGTACTGATGTAACTTTACCTTTATCCTTGTTATATTTTTGTGCTCAGTGATAAATTTGTAGCTTTGCCACTCTTGACAATTTTAATTTTGTTCATACAGGAATTGACAGAacttaagaaaacacttaatgtCGAAGTGGAGCAACTTAGAACAGTAAGTGTGTTTTTCTATTTTACCTCAAGTGTGTTTactatgtttaaaaaaaaaattgtgtgaagtttgtttaTAATAACGAAACTAGGAATTTCAAGATCTAAGGACAACTCTTCAGCAGCAACAAGAAGATGTTACTGCTAGCTTAAAAAACTTGGGGGTGAGTATCGAAAATGGGTCAATTTTGTAAATTGCTTCCCGACAAGGCTTAAATTAATATGTGCTGTAATTGTAACATCAAAATGCATTGCAGCTTCAGGATGCCTCAGGAGATGTAAAAGAAGCTCAATCACAAGAAACTAAGATTGAAGAAATTGCGAAGGAAGAGCAGCCTGTGTTACCTGAGGAGGAGAATACCAAAGtagctgaaaattaaataggcTTTTCTTTGGGGTATTTTCTACTAGCAATGTATACCCTAAGAAGAGCTGAAATGACTTTATATATGTATGTGTGTTTGTATCAGTAGTTTTATGTTGTGTTTGATGAGTATGTTGAGTACAATACAAGACTCAAGTAAATCAATGGTAACATTTTCCAGTTACTTCAAATATAAATCACTTTACTTTCAACTCACTTTTAATCCGAATCAATTTTGTCCTTGCAGAATCAAACATATGCTAATAATAGCAAACACATTCTCTTACACGCTTCTAAACACACTAATTGAATCAAACATATGCTAATAATAGCAACACATTTTCTTACACTCTTCTAAATACACTAATTGATACTTGTGTGAGGTTATGAAGTTTTGCAAATTAGCTCACCCATGCTTCATTGGGTTGAGTTTGAGCAACTTTATTGCTAGGACAAAAAACAAGTCATAACTATTGTAGGACAAGTTCGATGTTGTTTTCCCATTTGTTAGATTATTTTACGAAAGTATTTGTAAGGGACTGGAATATTTGTATGTATATAAATCTTTAAAAGCAGTTCGACTTTTGAATTATAGTGAAAAGATAttttaagtaatttttttttaaataaaaaatgattataatATTGATTCTTCATTGACTTTTGACAAAAAGAGGGCAAGACTAAGCTTAAAAAAAAGTCATACACTctaattttattacatttgttTCCGATAAGAATTTTAGCAAGACAGTTATaaccaaagttaaaaaaaaaacaagagaaaaggaaagaagagaaatttaaatttattttgaagtttaaaataaaattttgtaatgaatttaatttctattaaatCAAACAATCATTTTTTCATGTAAAGTTAATAAACTATTTAGGAATTATATTTTTtcgattaataaaataatttaacaatCTCTTACTTGGTTCATATAATAACTTGATAATTCAATTTTTATATCATACACCATCCATTAAAATTGAAAGTATCAACTATCTGAAATAAAACTGAAATGATTTGTGTATGACATTTATAAAATATTCatcaatttaatttcttttatctaTTATGAATCAATTAAATTCAAAAGAATATTAAAATGTATGTGGCTCATGTCTTTTCAAACATTTTTTGTCATCATATcttaacaataatatatataatatataatacatAAAACACAACTTTAATTGATTTGTCAACTGTCATACAacacaaatattatatatatatatatatatatatatatatatatatatatatatatatatatatatatatatatatatatatatatatatatatatatatatatatatatatatatatctttcctTAGAATAGAGTCTTCGTTTCATCCACTATTAATCAAACCTTAACTTAAGTTTGGATTAGAATACAGGACATATCTCAAGAGTATTGGAGACTTAAGATTATTTTTGCCATTGCTAACAACATATAGGTACTCATATTTATATTGACTCTCTCTCTTTCAAACAAACACTCTTTTAAAAGGGTATGTTAGGGTGTTGGTTGACTTACAATTAAAATTTTTCAAAGAGATCAAATACAAAATCATTGGTTAAATCACATATATAGTTACCATTTATTCAACATGAAACTGTTAAAAGATGTAATTCAttgttttagtaaaaaagttatATTTGACATAGTTGTATTAGATCTAGTCGAAGGTGTTATAGACAATATAGTTGAAGTATGCTAAGTAGGAGTAAGCAAGTGTTTAACAGAGTCGAATATTGCAGTTTGTAAATTGCTGCAATAGCTGTCTATATAAAGACATATGGTGATGCAAATAAAGGTAGCAACTTCATAATATTGTTTTTCTCTATTTTCACAGTATAGTTTCTCTCCCTTCTCtctcttgttcttttttattcttCTTGAAAAATTCTCTTTGTTCAAACAAATTGGTATCAACGAGTCTGGTTGCGATTTAGAGTGAATATgtaatggcaaatgaaaacacaacatcaacataattTTTAGAGAAGCTATGAGTTTTCAAAGGTGAGAACTACGAAAGGCGGATTGCGCAGATGAAGGTCTTATTCAGATTTCAAGATGTGGCTAATCATGAGTGAATGAGTACTTGCATTAGAAGCGAATGCAAATGATGTTCAGCAGGTTGCACATAAGAAACAAAGGAAGAAATATGGAAAATCTCTTTTCTTGATTCACCAATGTGTGGATCCAAATGTGTTCGAGAAAATCATTGAAGGAAAATAGTCCAAATGAGTGTGGGACAAGTTGAAGAACTTGTACAATGGAGATAAAAAATTGAAGAGCGTGAATTTGCAGGCGCCGAGAAAACTTTTTAAGATAACACAGATGAAAAAAGATGATTGATTGCTGATTTTTCCTCAAAATTAGTGTTACTAACTAGATGAAGGTGTATGGTGAATTGATCAACGATTTGCAGAAGATTGAGAAAGTGTTAAGATTTATGTCTAAAAGCTTTGATTATATTGTAGTGTCTATCGAAGAGTCCAAGAACTTAGCTGAGATGAAGTTGGAAGAACTTCAAGCTTCACTAGAAGCTCATGAGATAAGGCCAAAGCATAAGAACTTAGAAAAGGATAAGGCGAGTTAACACACGTTGCAAGAAAGATTCACCATGAAGTCTAGAAAATAAAAGGCgaagaaaagaaataatcttACTAATGATGAAAAGTCAAGCAATAATTCAAAGATTCACAATGAATCCACCAAGAAAGACATGATCAACAAGTATGCGAAGAAGAAAGTTGACATGAAGGAGGTGAGTGTTACAACTGTCAAGGATTTGATCATTAGGCACGAGATTTCCAGAGAGAAGGAACCAAAAGATAATGAAGAAGTGCAATATGCATATGCTGGAAAAAGTGACTCTGATGATATGTTACTCATGGCCAATACTCAATCGAGTAATGAACAAATTAATATGTGGTACCTGGGTATAGGATGCAGTAACCATATAATTGGTAAAAAAACGGCTCACCAAGTTAGATGAATCGGTAAAAAAGTTGATCAAGTTTGCAAATGGTAAGCACGTCACATTAGGTCGAAAGGGAAACATATCTAAGGTTAGAAAGGATGGTCAAAAAGCCAGTATCGCTGATATGTTGTATGTACCTTCAATGATAGATAATTTGATAAGTGTATGTCAATTACTTACATAAGGGTACAACATGAAGTTAGAGAAGAATTAGATGAATGTGTATGATAGTGTAGGAATGATGATCCTGAAAGCAGCATAGGCAGAGAACAAGACCTTCAAAGTATAGATCAACATTGTTAATCATCAATGTCTAAATTCAATTATCAACAGAGACAAAGACTGGATGTGGCATCACATGTATGGGTACCTAAACTTTAGAAGTCTAGGTATGCTCAACCTGAAAAAGATGGTGTATGACTTACTGAAGAAACCAAGCCAGGTGTGTGAGGAGTTCTCCAAAGCAAAGAAATCTAGGAAAGCATTCAAGCATGACTTGCCTATGAGGTCGAAGGAAAAGCTAGAGCTTGTcattctgatgtgtgtggacctttTGAAATCAGATCGAATAGAGGTAATTGGTATTTCCTAAATTTTATAGATgaactcacaaaatatatgtggATTTATCTTATTGAAAAGAAGAGT from Vicia villosa cultivar HV-30 ecotype Madison, WI linkage group LG4, Vvil1.0, whole genome shotgun sequence encodes the following:
- the LOC131599654 gene encoding uncharacterized protein LOC131599654, whose translation is MSSPDSTAPLSTKENNTPISSKIAELNESRSELLGRIQSLKQDLHGWRSKLDTQVKVYRDELTELKKTLNVEVEQLRTEFQDLRTTLQQQQEDVTASLKNLGLQDASGDVKEAQSQETKIEEIAKEEQPVLPEEENTKVAEN